A portion of the Oreochromis niloticus isolate F11D_XX unplaced genomic scaffold, O_niloticus_UMD_NMBU tig00007008_pilon, whole genome shotgun sequence genome contains these proteins:
- the LOC102080692 gene encoding C-type lectin domain family 4 member M isoform X1 produces the protein MAEQRFNNTPVNLKLKKRCQSEVKMKENNVFEEMNMKTKGTKRTSDTNGYPLSLSVRRQEENLYEEMNMKNKETKQTSDTNDKQCACIKSCTSVTACWGVLLLIMALRIYFTTLLIHKNEDLTRSQLNWTNTSTAFETQIRDLTAENQNLTEQIKLMKMELSLGPEKSCKHCEEGWLHFECNCYAINDAEPHEQKTWEEARENCKGKISDLAVVINAAEKKYISEKSWKSSGEKGYWIGLRVENGKWKWVDGSYLTNNSWIQQPPSDGLCVISVQNEGFKSVSCDKKKQWICKKRL, from the exons ATGGCAGAGCAGAGGTTTAACAACACACCCGtcaatctaaaacttaaaaagcGATGCCAGTCAGAAG ttaaaatgaaggaaaacaacGTGTTTGAAGAAATGAACATGAAAACTAAAGGAACTAAACGAACTTCTGACACAAACG GTTACCCTTTAAGTCTTTCAGTACGAAGGCAGGAAGAAAATTTATATGAAGAaatgaacatgaaaaacaaagaaactaaaCAAACTTCTGACACAAATG ATAAGCAGTGTGCATGTATAAAATCTTGTACATCAGTAACCGCTTGCTGGGGTGTTCTGTTACTGATCATGGCCCTTCGCATCTATT ttaccACATTGTTAATTCATAAGAACGAAGACTTAACAAGGAGTCAACTCAACTGGACAAACACCTCCACTGCCTTTGAAACACAGATCAGAGACCTCACTGCAGAAAACCAGAACCTAACAGAACAAATAAAACTCATGAAGATGGAGCTCAGTCTTGGTCCAG AAAAGTCATGCAAACATTGTGAGGAGGGCTGGCTCCACTTTGAGTGCAACTGCTATGCAATTAATGATGCTGAACCTCATGAGCAGAAAACCTGGGAAGAAGCTCGAGAAAACTGCAAGGGAAAGATTTCCGATTTGGCTGTTGTAATTAATGCAGCAGAAAAG AAATATATCAGTGAGAAAAGCTGGAAGAGTTCAGGAGAAAAAGGATACTGGATTGGTCTGAGAGTTGAAAATGGGAAATGGAAATGGGTGGATGGAAGTTATCTGACTAATAA ctCCTGGATTCAGCAGCCTCCTTCTGATGGTCTCTGTGTAATTTCTGTCCAAAACGAAGGATTtaaatcagtgagctgtgaCAAGAAGAAACAATGGATTTGTAAAAAGAGACTCTAA
- the LOC102080692 gene encoding C-type lectin domain family 4 member M isoform X2, with the protein MAEQRFNNTPVNLKLKKRCQSEVKMKENNVFEEMNMKTKGTKRTSDTNDKQCACIKSCTSVTACWGVLLLIMALRIYFTTLLIHKNEDLTRSQLNWTNTSTAFETQIRDLTAENQNLTEQIKLMKMELSLGPEKSCKHCEEGWLHFECNCYAINDAEPHEQKTWEEARENCKGKISDLAVVINAAEKKYISEKSWKSSGEKGYWIGLRVENGKWKWVDGSYLTNNSWIQQPPSDGLCVISVQNEGFKSVSCDKKKQWICKKRL; encoded by the exons ATGGCAGAGCAGAGGTTTAACAACACACCCGtcaatctaaaacttaaaaagcGATGCCAGTCAGAAG ttaaaatgaaggaaaacaacGTGTTTGAAGAAATGAACATGAAAACTAAAGGAACTAAACGAACTTCTGACACAAACG ATAAGCAGTGTGCATGTATAAAATCTTGTACATCAGTAACCGCTTGCTGGGGTGTTCTGTTACTGATCATGGCCCTTCGCATCTATT ttaccACATTGTTAATTCATAAGAACGAAGACTTAACAAGGAGTCAACTCAACTGGACAAACACCTCCACTGCCTTTGAAACACAGATCAGAGACCTCACTGCAGAAAACCAGAACCTAACAGAACAAATAAAACTCATGAAGATGGAGCTCAGTCTTGGTCCAG AAAAGTCATGCAAACATTGTGAGGAGGGCTGGCTCCACTTTGAGTGCAACTGCTATGCAATTAATGATGCTGAACCTCATGAGCAGAAAACCTGGGAAGAAGCTCGAGAAAACTGCAAGGGAAAGATTTCCGATTTGGCTGTTGTAATTAATGCAGCAGAAAAG AAATATATCAGTGAGAAAAGCTGGAAGAGTTCAGGAGAAAAAGGATACTGGATTGGTCTGAGAGTTGAAAATGGGAAATGGAAATGGGTGGATGGAAGTTATCTGACTAATAA ctCCTGGATTCAGCAGCCTCCTTCTGATGGTCTCTGTGTAATTTCTGTCCAAAACGAAGGATTtaaatcagtgagctgtgaCAAGAAGAAACAATGGATTTGTAAAAAGAGACTCTAA